One genomic window of Lytechinus variegatus isolate NC3 chromosome 1, Lvar_3.0, whole genome shotgun sequence includes the following:
- the LOC121411572 gene encoding uncharacterized protein LOC121411572 has product MYNQSGAEENIRNRSWSRKGGKSLLIQDITKQDEGKVVVCSTEGANGTNYGTIGFAVISYIPGDDSSSSDPKTGGRTPKSGNKHNIYLVLTLLFFSLWFITTIVGGVFLWVKTKMNKSDTTVSSPSPSGYASRASHGRSNENETPLSSVGTRGRRDPDTTNTNNSAHNPIFEPETFNTDENRRNDQGSDGSHLYFTLEKSSPSPKASTSRQERPGSSLNHPKSSQWQSYETVGDPNKGVFCSFDVGEYADVSFQGKVTSDHNEYSEVDSTQFRGTAPPGDGEYSEVRRSFRGNEQPTLPDRTSLNKIPEREQVERDEISRLYGKRSNKKMSKRGKM; this is encoded by the exons ATGTACAATCAAAGTGGAGCTGAAGAAAATATACGGAACCGTTCATGGTCGAGGAAAGGCGGGAAATCGCTGCTGATACAAGACATAACTAAACAAGATGAAGGGAAGGTAGTGGTGTGTTCAACCGAAGGAGCCAATGGGACCAACTATGGCACTATTGGGTTCGCTGTGATATCGTATATTCCTGGAGACGACAGTAGTAGTTCCGACCCGAAAACAGGCGGTCGTACACCCAAGTCTGGTAATAAGCATAACATTTACTTGGTACtaactttgctatttttttCACTGTGGTTTATCACTACTATTGTAGGTGGTGTTTTCCTTTGGGTGAAAACCAAGATGAATAAGTCTGACACTACAGTGTCAAGTCCATCACCCTCGGGATATGCATCCCGGGCATCGCATGGGAGATCTAATGAAAACGAGACACCCTTATCCAGTGTTGGTACTAGAGGCAGACGTGATCCTGACACTACGAATACAAACAACAGCGCCCATAACCCTATCTTTGAGCCCGAAACTTTCAATACAGATGAAAACAGAAGGAATGACCAAGGCAGCGATGGCAGTCATCTCTACTTCACCCTGGAGAAATCATCACCTTCACCAAAGGCTTCAACATCAAGACAGGAACGTCCTGGATCATCGCTAAACCATCCCAAGAGCAGCCAGTGGCAAAGCTATGAAACTGTTGGGGATCCAAACAAAGGTGTTTTCTGTTCTTTTGATGTTGGAGAATATGCTGATGTTAGCTTTCAAGGAAAAGTGACCTCtgatcataatgaatattccgAGGTTGATTCCACACAATTCCGTGGAACAGCCCCTCCAGGTGATGGTGAGTATTCTGAAGTCCGTAGAAGCTTCAGAGGGAATGAGCAACCTACTCTACCAGATCGAACTTCACTCAATAAGATACCTGAAAGAGAACAGGTAGAGAGAGATGAAATTTCTAGACTTTACGGCaag AGGTCGAACAAGAAGATGTCGAAAAGGGGGAAGATGTAG
- the LOC121411657 gene encoding uncharacterized protein LOC121411657 isoform X2, whose translation MPSYSTARVQESTIIISSDDETDDMPSCSTARVQKRSRPEFIQPNEPKRVKTANSQFECMLYREKWHAIKASKAFFRDSTSVASLMLSTATKVNPGVPVACDDEFAFLVDTSSLEFDQDLTCDETGKYKKPSYSRCELAVDGEHNIFWLKMGPKTGTERYTLLRRYYPHRDTPGFFRTIYELQRDGVQKCPVVLIRYEWRGQKTALRMTVHGHCRQNDSPFIRSKKALIIELKKPSCQSAQDKLNEKFKMHVGSVGVVDAFSSLPRDRQQIYRHGTGGKKQTDFNKLIEKNASGEFVRRSIYVLKFTSKHTS comes from the exons ATGCCAAGCTACTCTACTGCAAGAGTTCAGGAAAG CACTATAATCATTTCATCTGATGATGAGACAGATGACATGCCAAGCTGTTCTACTGCAAGAGTTCAGAAAAG GTCTCGGCCAGAGTTCATTCAGCCGAATGAACCGAAGCGCGTGAAGACAGCCAACAGCCAGTTTGAATGTATGCTCTACCGGGAGAAATGGCATGCCATCAAAGCCAGCAAAGCTTTCTTCAGGGATAGCACAAGTGTAGCTTCACTGATGCTATCCACAGCTACCAAGGTAAACCCTGGTGTTCCAGTAGCATGTGACGATGAATTCGCCTTTCTTGTGGATACTTCCAGTCTTGAATTTGACCAGGACCTTACATGCGACGAGACCGGCAAATACAAAAAACCCAGTTATTCCCGATGTGAGTTGGCCGTGGATGGTGAACACAACATATTTTGGTTAAAAATGGGTCCCAAGACTGGTACTGAAAGATACACACTTCTCCGGAGGTATTATCCCCACCGTGATACCCCTGGatttttcaggacaatataTGAGCTACAAAGGGATGGAGTGCAGAAATGTCCAGTCGTCTTAATACGATATGAGTGGAGAGGACAGAAGACAGCATTAAGAATGACGGTTCATGGTCACTGCAGACAGAATGATAGCCCCTTCATCCGATCAAAGAAGGCCTTGATTATAGAACTGAAGAAGCCATCATGTCAGTCAGCACAGGACAAGCTGAACGAGAAGTTCAAAATGCATGTTGGTAGTGTGGGAGTAGTAGATGCATTTTCGTCATTGCCTCGTGACAGGCAGCAGATCTACCGGCACGGTACAGGAGGGAAGAAGCAAACTGATTTCAACAAACTAATTGAGAAGAATGCATCTGGAGAATTTGTAAGGAGGTCAATATATGTATTAAAATTTACCAGCAAGCACACAAGCTAA
- the LOC121411657 gene encoding uncharacterized protein LOC121411657 isoform X3, which yields MYSYISKLLKFPATTDHLSRPEFIQPNEPKRVKTANSQFECMLYREKWHAIKASKAFFRDSTSVASLMLSTATKVNPGVPVACDDEFAFLVDTSSLEFDQDLTCDETGKYKKPSYSRCELAVDGEHNIFWLKMGPKTGTERYTLLRRYYPHRDTPGFFRTIYELQRDGVQKCPVVLIRYEWRGQKTALRMTVHGHCRQNDSPFIRSKKALIIELKKPSCQSAQDKLNEKFKMHVGSVGVVDAFSSLPRDRQQIYRHGTGGKKQTDFNKLIEKNASGEFVRRSIYVLKFTSKHTS from the exons ATGTATAGCTATATCTCTAAATTATTGAAGTTTCCAGCTACCACAGATCACTT GTCTCGGCCAGAGTTCATTCAGCCGAATGAACCGAAGCGCGTGAAGACAGCCAACAGCCAGTTTGAATGTATGCTCTACCGGGAGAAATGGCATGCCATCAAAGCCAGCAAAGCTTTCTTCAGGGATAGCACAAGTGTAGCTTCACTGATGCTATCCACAGCTACCAAGGTAAACCCTGGTGTTCCAGTAGCATGTGACGATGAATTCGCCTTTCTTGTGGATACTTCCAGTCTTGAATTTGACCAGGACCTTACATGCGACGAGACCGGCAAATACAAAAAACCCAGTTATTCCCGATGTGAGTTGGCCGTGGATGGTGAACACAACATATTTTGGTTAAAAATGGGTCCCAAGACTGGTACTGAAAGATACACACTTCTCCGGAGGTATTATCCCCACCGTGATACCCCTGGatttttcaggacaatataTGAGCTACAAAGGGATGGAGTGCAGAAATGTCCAGTCGTCTTAATACGATATGAGTGGAGAGGACAGAAGACAGCATTAAGAATGACGGTTCATGGTCACTGCAGACAGAATGATAGCCCCTTCATCCGATCAAAGAAGGCCTTGATTATAGAACTGAAGAAGCCATCATGTCAGTCAGCACAGGACAAGCTGAACGAGAAGTTCAAAATGCATGTTGGTAGTGTGGGAGTAGTAGATGCATTTTCGTCATTGCCTCGTGACAGGCAGCAGATCTACCGGCACGGTACAGGAGGGAAGAAGCAAACTGATTTCAACAAACTAATTGAGAAGAATGCATCTGGAGAATTTGTAAGGAGGTCAATATATGTATTAAAATTTACCAGCAAGCACACAAGCTAA
- the LOC121411657 gene encoding uncharacterized protein LOC121411657 isoform X1 — protein MDCLSDMDCSSDEEGNILPNLSCSGAGTEQSTTSTLLSDDNKEIDLDDMPSCSTARVQESTIIISSDDETDDMPSCSTARVQKRSRPEFIQPNEPKRVKTANSQFECMLYREKWHAIKASKAFFRDSTSVASLMLSTATKVNPGVPVACDDEFAFLVDTSSLEFDQDLTCDETGKYKKPSYSRCELAVDGEHNIFWLKMGPKTGTERYTLLRRYYPHRDTPGFFRTIYELQRDGVQKCPVVLIRYEWRGQKTALRMTVHGHCRQNDSPFIRSKKALIIELKKPSCQSAQDKLNEKFKMHVGSVGVVDAFSSLPRDRQQIYRHGTGGKKQTDFNKLIEKNASGEFVRRSIYVLKFTSKHTS, from the exons ATGGATTGCCTTTCTGATATGGATTGCTCATCCGATGAGGAAGGAAACATATTACCAAACCTTAGCTGCTCAGGAGCAGGAACTGAGCAAAG tACTACTTCAACACTCTTATCTGATGACAACAAAGAGATAGATCTAGATGACATGCCAAGCTGCTCTACTGCAAGAGTTCAGGAAAG CACTATAATCATTTCATCTGATGATGAGACAGATGACATGCCAAGCTGTTCTACTGCAAGAGTTCAGAAAAG GTCTCGGCCAGAGTTCATTCAGCCGAATGAACCGAAGCGCGTGAAGACAGCCAACAGCCAGTTTGAATGTATGCTCTACCGGGAGAAATGGCATGCCATCAAAGCCAGCAAAGCTTTCTTCAGGGATAGCACAAGTGTAGCTTCACTGATGCTATCCACAGCTACCAAGGTAAACCCTGGTGTTCCAGTAGCATGTGACGATGAATTCGCCTTTCTTGTGGATACTTCCAGTCTTGAATTTGACCAGGACCTTACATGCGACGAGACCGGCAAATACAAAAAACCCAGTTATTCCCGATGTGAGTTGGCCGTGGATGGTGAACACAACATATTTTGGTTAAAAATGGGTCCCAAGACTGGTACTGAAAGATACACACTTCTCCGGAGGTATTATCCCCACCGTGATACCCCTGGatttttcaggacaatataTGAGCTACAAAGGGATGGAGTGCAGAAATGTCCAGTCGTCTTAATACGATATGAGTGGAGAGGACAGAAGACAGCATTAAGAATGACGGTTCATGGTCACTGCAGACAGAATGATAGCCCCTTCATCCGATCAAAGAAGGCCTTGATTATAGAACTGAAGAAGCCATCATGTCAGTCAGCACAGGACAAGCTGAACGAGAAGTTCAAAATGCATGTTGGTAGTGTGGGAGTAGTAGATGCATTTTCGTCATTGCCTCGTGACAGGCAGCAGATCTACCGGCACGGTACAGGAGGGAAGAAGCAAACTGATTTCAACAAACTAATTGAGAAGAATGCATCTGGAGAATTTGTAAGGAGGTCAATATATGTATTAAAATTTACCAGCAAGCACACAAGCTAA